In a genomic window of Acidobacteriota bacterium:
- a CDS encoding MFS transporter, producing MNGRSSASATTVPESVAPALAAESQPTASFPAPAITNLPPAIRALAYRDFRNIWLGAMTSSTGSWMQTVAQSWLVFTMTGSAFWLGLDGFLAMAPSMMFSLIGGVVADRVDRRKLLLFSQYSQMTYAFVLAALVFTGNVQVWHILVLSFLTGTSQSFGGPAYMSLLPTLVAKQDIPNAVAFNAIQFNMARVIGPALAGIALYKFGSAACFLLNGVSFLAVIFSIYTIKPRAVGSQNAKGSILDGLRQGLSFVANTKVIWQLCVLAFSVTFLGIGMSTLLPVFTRTIFHGDEAVYSHLMSCVGLGAVAGAFVVALLSQLPHRGKRMLLGQVFCGLFIVLFAQAQTLSLSYFILFFGSMSMVTVFAVMSALVQNALPDEVRGRAISIYMLHFQAGMSLGGLTAGGLAQLLTPVLTLTINGALLSVVGIVLLLTRSKVSEL from the coding sequence ATGAATGGACGTTCGTCTGCTTCGGCTACTACAGTTCCAGAGTCGGTTGCACCTGCCCTCGCCGCTGAATCCCAACCAACTGCTTCGTTCCCCGCCCCCGCGATTACCAATCTTCCACCAGCCATTCGAGCCCTTGCCTATCGTGACTTTCGCAATATCTGGCTTGGCGCCATGACTTCCAGCACAGGTTCCTGGATGCAAACCGTGGCGCAAAGCTGGCTGGTTTTTACGATGACCGGGAGTGCCTTTTGGCTTGGACTGGATGGATTTCTGGCCATGGCACCGTCCATGATGTTTTCATTGATTGGCGGTGTAGTGGCTGACCGGGTTGACCGCCGCAAGTTGTTGCTCTTTTCGCAATATTCGCAAATGACCTATGCTTTTGTCCTGGCGGCCCTGGTTTTTACCGGGAATGTTCAGGTCTGGCATATTTTGGTGCTCTCGTTTCTGACCGGTACCTCACAGTCCTTTGGCGGACCAGCCTATATGTCGCTCCTCCCAACGCTGGTGGCAAAGCAAGACATCCCCAACGCCGTGGCATTTAACGCCATCCAGTTCAATATGGCCCGCGTCATTGGCCCGGCACTGGCGGGGATTGCGCTCTACAAATTTGGAAGCGCCGCATGTTTTCTGCTGAACGGGGTTTCATTTCTGGCCGTGATTTTTTCGATTTACACCATCAAACCCAGAGCGGTTGGGTCGCAAAACGCCAAAGGTTCAATTCTGGATGGGCTTCGGCAGGGGCTTTCCTTTGTTGCCAATACCAAGGTCATCTGGCAACTGTGTGTGCTGGCCTTTTCGGTCACGTTTCTGGGGATTGGAATGAGCACGCTGCTGCCGGTGTTTACCCGCACTATTTTTCATGGAGACGAAGCCGTGTACTCGCACCTGATGTCTTGTGTGGGACTCGGCGCCGTGGCTGGAGCGTTTGTGGTGGCACTGCTGAGCCAGCTTCCTCATCGGGGCAAACGCATGCTCCTTGGGCAGGTCTTTTGCGGGTTGTTTATTGTGCTGTTTGCCCAGGCCCAAACCTTGTCACTGAGCTACTTCATTCTATTTTTTGGCTCAATGTCAATGGTTACCGTGTTTGCGGTGATGTCGGCACTGGTTCAAAATGCGCTTCCGGATGAAGTTCGTGGACGTGCGATCAGTATTTATATGCTGCACTTCCAGGCTGGAATGTCGCTTGGCGGACTGACCGCCGGAGGACTCGCGCAACTGCTGACTCCGGTACTGACCCTGACCATCAACGGTGCGCTGCTCTCAGTGGTTGGAATAGTACTTCTGTTGACACGTTCGAAGGTCAGTGAACTGTAA
- a CDS encoding tetratricopeptide repeat protein: protein MSINSVVNETGSATPINTNWKLQVWVGVGLVLLIVVVYGQAWQFGFVRWDDNEYVYENEHVIAGLTLKGVIWAFTTLYSSGYWHPLTWLSHMLDCQLFGVHPGWHHVTNITLHALNTLLLFGIVNQMTRRQWSAVATAAVFAIHPIHVESVLWLSERKDLLCTLFELLAIGAYLRYGAQTNSWARYLTVIGLTVLSALSKPSMVALPFLLLLLDFWPLKRIDLPQTGQWKSFWVQTWRLFWEKLPLIVISLTIMLVTYVGTHQGLMAAKFGIPRTPTTTYIEPVEIPVSHQFADALVTTAIFLKRTVWPNGLSFFYECDDPIAWWHILVAGVVLLGFSAGSLWMIRRAPYLFVGWWWYLLVLFPVSGIVAIATPRADHYSYFSLIGIFLALSLGLADLTKQRPGLRLVVGTGVCVVLLVLSGLAWKQTQTWKSSLTLFQHATLVDPSNKIAHHKLAEEYFRQEQYELAHQHFEAAGNEWGMALANQKNQVGQIQVLRHRLTANPRDAKTQLALGQAYAQRGQPEDAVPYLQRSTELSPNEIEPWVALGKVYLQTGEHPKALAAFSRALTLDPNRIEVRQQVETLREKIGK from the coding sequence ATGTCAATCAATTCCGTGGTCAACGAAACTGGATCAGCGACACCAATCAACACAAACTGGAAACTTCAGGTCTGGGTTGGTGTGGGGCTGGTCCTTCTGATTGTTGTGGTTTATGGACAGGCGTGGCAGTTTGGGTTCGTTCGTTGGGATGACAACGAATATGTTTATGAAAATGAACATGTTATCGCTGGACTCACCCTCAAGGGAGTCATCTGGGCGTTTACGACGCTCTATTCGTCCGGGTACTGGCATCCGTTGACCTGGCTTTCCCATATGCTGGATTGCCAGTTGTTTGGGGTGCATCCGGGGTGGCATCACGTCACCAATATTACATTGCATGCTCTGAATACTTTGCTTTTGTTTGGAATCGTCAACCAGATGACTCGCCGCCAGTGGTCTGCGGTGGCAACGGCTGCGGTGTTTGCCATTCATCCAATTCACGTTGAATCGGTTCTCTGGCTTTCAGAACGCAAAGATCTGCTCTGTACTCTGTTTGAACTGCTGGCGATTGGGGCCTATCTTCGCTATGGCGCACAGACAAATTCCTGGGCCCGCTATCTGACAGTCATTGGGCTGACTGTGCTGAGTGCGCTCTCCAAACCGAGTATGGTCGCACTGCCTTTCCTTCTCTTACTGCTTGATTTCTGGCCATTGAAGCGAATTGATCTGCCTCAAACCGGTCAATGGAAATCCTTTTGGGTACAGACCTGGAGGCTTTTTTGGGAGAAGCTTCCACTGATTGTGATTTCGCTGACGATCATGCTGGTGACCTATGTTGGAACGCATCAGGGACTGATGGCCGCCAAATTTGGTATTCCCCGAACTCCCACAACCACCTATATCGAACCGGTTGAAATACCCGTCTCACATCAATTTGCGGATGCACTGGTCACCACCGCCATCTTCCTCAAGCGAACTGTCTGGCCGAATGGATTGTCATTTTTCTATGAATGCGATGACCCGATTGCCTGGTGGCACATTCTGGTGGCCGGAGTGGTTCTTCTCGGCTTTTCGGCGGGTTCACTCTGGATGATCCGCCGGGCGCCATACCTGTTTGTCGGCTGGTGGTGGTATCTCCTGGTTCTGTTTCCAGTCAGCGGCATTGTCGCAATTGCCACCCCTCGGGCTGATCATTACAGCTACTTTTCACTGATTGGGATCTTCCTGGCGCTCAGTTTGGGACTGGCAGACCTGACCAAACAAAGGCCGGGGCTTCGACTTGTTGTTGGAACCGGGGTCTGTGTGGTCCTGCTTGTGCTGTCAGGTCTTGCCTGGAAACAAACCCAAACCTGGAAAAGCAGTCTGACTCTATTTCAACATGCGACCCTGGTTGATCCGAGCAACAAAATCGCCCATCACAAACTGGCTGAAGAATACTTTCGGCAGGAACAATATGAACTGGCTCATCAGCATTTTGAAGCGGCAGGGAATGAGTGGGGGATGGCACTGGCCAATCAAAAAAATCAAGTCGGGCAGATTCAGGTTCTTCGACACCGCCTCACGGCCAACCCACGGGATGCCAAAACTCAACTGGCATTGGGGCAGGCATATGCCCAGCGTGGACAGCCAGAAGACGCCGTACCCTATTTGCAACGATCAACTGAACTGTCACCAAATGAAATTGAACCCTGGGTTGCGTTGGGGAAAGTGTACCTTCAAACAGGTGAGCACCCGAAAGCCCTGGCTGCTTTTTCACGGGCATTGACGCTTGATCCGAATCGGATTGAAGTCAGGCAGCAGGTTGAGACGTTGCGGGAAAAAATTGGAAAGTGA
- a CDS encoding NADH-quinone oxidoreductase subunit B — protein MPVEKEASPGVVVSSIDFVFNWARKSALWPMTFGLACCAIEMMATGASRFDLDRFGAGVFRPSPRQSDLMIVAGTVTLKMAPVVRRIYEQMPEPKWVISMGSCSNVGGPFNTYSTLQGVDRIVPVDVYVPGCPPRPEALMYGLMRLQDKIMREHPTRFMFGRGDHFLEIPDGDEAAVSMVQSPDSPNETAAPR, from the coding sequence ATGCCAGTTGAAAAAGAAGCCTCACCAGGAGTTGTCGTTTCCTCAATTGATTTTGTTTTTAACTGGGCGCGCAAATCAGCACTCTGGCCAATGACGTTTGGTCTGGCCTGTTGTGCGATTGAAATGATGGCAACTGGGGCCTCGCGCTTTGACCTGGATCGGTTTGGGGCTGGTGTGTTTCGACCCAGCCCGCGTCAGTCAGATTTGATGATTGTGGCCGGAACCGTCACTTTGAAGATGGCTCCGGTGGTTCGGCGCATTTATGAACAAATGCCGGAACCCAAATGGGTGATTTCGATGGGTTCTTGTTCGAATGTCGGTGGGCCGTTTAACACCTATTCGACGCTGCAAGGCGTTGACCGAATTGTCCCGGTGGATGTGTATGTACCTGGGTGTCCGCCCCGCCCCGAGGCACTGATGTATGGGTTAATGCGCTTGCAGGATAAAATTATGCGTGAGCATCCAACCCGCTTTATGTTTGGTCGTGGAGATCATTTTCTGGAAATACCAGACGGCGATGAAGCCGCAGTCTCAATGGTTCAGTCACCTGATTCCCCGAATGAGACGGCAGCTCCACGTTGA
- a CDS encoding aminotransferase class V-fold PLP-dependent enzyme, which yields MIYLDNAATSYPKPEIVYTALGRFLREVGGNPGRGSYRVAVEAERVLIDVRGKLARLIGAATPDRVIFACNTTDALNMAIKGALREGDHVITSELEHNSVLRPLARLKQTRQIQVTTLPFDVRGQVDPDAFRRAITPRTRMLILTHASNVIGTIQPIEEVGKIARAHNLLFLVDAAQTLGKIDINVQTANIDLLAGPGHKGLMGPPGTGFLYVGERAVLEPWREGGTGGNSLLELQPPEYPFFLEAGTPNTVGLAALGVALEYIAERGIDRIREHELQLLELLADELCQLPDVSIFGPPDLDYAVGVISFTMEVFEPQEVGIVLDESFDIAVRSGLHCAPLTHKRLGTSPTGTIRVSPGAFTTVADIEQFISALKTLALS from the coding sequence ATGATTTATCTGGATAATGCAGCCACCAGTTACCCCAAGCCAGAGATTGTCTACACCGCATTGGGAAGATTTTTACGCGAGGTCGGTGGAAACCCTGGGCGTGGAAGCTACCGGGTTGCGGTTGAGGCTGAACGAGTACTGATTGATGTGCGCGGCAAACTGGCACGACTGATTGGGGCAGCAACGCCGGACCGGGTTATTTTTGCGTGTAACACCACGGATGCACTCAACATGGCGATCAAGGGAGCACTCCGCGAAGGTGACCACGTCATCACGTCTGAGTTGGAACATAATTCCGTGTTGCGTCCCCTGGCCCGGCTCAAGCAAACGCGCCAAATTCAGGTCACGACGCTCCCGTTTGATGTTCGCGGACAGGTTGACCCAGATGCCTTTCGGCGAGCCATTACCCCCCGAACCCGGATGCTGATCCTGACGCATGCTTCAAATGTGATCGGCACCATTCAGCCCATCGAAGAAGTCGGCAAAATTGCCCGCGCCCACAATCTGTTATTTCTGGTTGATGCGGCCCAAACCCTGGGCAAGATTGATATCAACGTCCAGACAGCCAACATTGACCTTCTGGCCGGGCCAGGCCATAAAGGCTTGATGGGCCCGCCCGGAACCGGATTTCTCTATGTTGGAGAACGAGCGGTGCTGGAACCGTGGCGTGAAGGCGGAACGGGAGGTAATTCGTTGCTCGAACTCCAACCACCCGAATATCCATTCTTTCTTGAAGCCGGAACCCCAAACACAGTGGGACTGGCGGCGCTTGGTGTCGCCCTCGAATATATCGCCGAACGTGGCATTGACCGTATTCGCGAGCACGAACTTCAGTTGCTTGAACTTCTGGCCGATGAGTTATGCCAGCTTCCGGATGTTTCAATTTTTGGGCCGCCAGATCTCGACTACGCGGTGGGTGTGATTTCATTCACGATGGAAGTCTTTGAACCACAAGAAGTTGGGATTGTGCTGGATGAATCGTTTGACATTGCGGTTCGATCAGGGCTGCACTGTGCCCCATTGACTCATAAACGGCTGGGCACGTCGCCAACGGGCACGATCCGGGTCAGCCCCGGAGCATTTACAACGGTGGCCGATATCGAACAGTTTATTTCAGCCCTGAAAACACTGGCCTTGAGCTGA
- a CDS encoding site-2 protease family protein yields the protein MTDSSSVELGTFRGIHVRVSRAWAFIFLVVTLLLAERAASEFPTWTPGKRYSWGLCASLLFFFSVLIHELSRGLVAQANGIQVHSVTLQPFGGLARFAREALKPIEEFWIALTGPLVSLATGALLLILALLTETQLKSFSFMLREIGAINILLGVFNLLPGFPLDGGRVLRSAIWWFTGDFRKATYVATRFGQGVAGLFLFVGIFLLLEKRGLGLLWVLFGLYLFGAAWNGYRQAELRERLRAIHIQDVGWEELPFVPADQTATEFLDIHDFGARNRLFLVLNGEVIAGIITMELLRLLRSTLEEKDLQTVRLRDYMLPIERFERISPETDVVVALEQMEFANVPCLPVVKDNELQGFVSREAILEVIRQQFEDEL from the coding sequence ATGACGGATTCCTCTTCTGTGGAACTGGGCACCTTTCGGGGCATTCATGTCCGGGTAAGCCGTGCCTGGGCTTTCATCTTTCTGGTTGTGACCCTCTTGCTGGCAGAGCGGGCGGCCTCTGAATTTCCCACCTGGACACCTGGGAAACGCTATAGCTGGGGATTGTGCGCCAGTTTGCTGTTTTTTTTCTCAGTCTTAATCCATGAATTGAGTCGTGGGTTGGTGGCCCAGGCCAATGGAATCCAGGTTCACTCTGTAACACTTCAACCCTTTGGCGGTTTGGCCCGGTTTGCCCGCGAAGCCCTGAAACCAATCGAGGAATTTTGGATTGCCCTGACTGGCCCACTGGTCAGTCTGGCCACCGGGGCGCTTTTGCTCATCCTGGCTTTACTTACTGAGACCCAGTTGAAATCATTTAGCTTCATGCTGCGTGAAATCGGTGCCATCAATATTTTACTGGGTGTGTTTAACTTGCTGCCTGGGTTTCCACTTGACGGTGGACGAGTCTTGCGCTCAGCCATCTGGTGGTTTACTGGCGATTTTCGCAAGGCTACCTATGTTGCGACACGCTTTGGCCAGGGGGTCGCCGGACTGTTTTTGTTCGTTGGAATTTTTTTACTTTTGGAGAAACGTGGTTTGGGGCTGTTGTGGGTTTTATTTGGACTCTATTTGTTTGGGGCGGCCTGGAATGGCTATCGGCAGGCTGAACTCCGGGAACGTTTGCGCGCAATTCACATTCAGGATGTTGGTTGGGAAGAACTCCCGTTTGTGCCAGCCGACCAGACGGCGACGGAATTTCTGGATATTCACGATTTTGGGGCACGCAACCGGTTATTTCTGGTTTTAAACGGAGAAGTGATTGCTGGAATCATCACCATGGAACTGCTCCGTTTATTGCGCTCCACACTTGAAGAAAAAGATTTGCAGACCGTCCGGTTGCGTGACTATATGCTGCCGATTGAACGCTTTGAGCGCATTTCGCCTGAAACCGATGTGGTGGTGGCCCTCGAACAAATGGAATTTGCCAACGTTCCGTGCCTGCCAGTGGTCAAGGACAATGAATTACAAGGGTTTGTCAGTCGGGAAGCAATTCTGGAAGTTATCCGCCAGCAATTTGAGGATGAGCTTTGA
- the pyrF gene encoding orotidine-5'-phosphate decarboxylase, with the protein MNEKLIVALDVATRAEAVTLVEKLAGVVSFFKVGSQLFTSEGPGLVRDILSQNVRIFLDLKFHDIPNTVAESVIAATRLGVTMLNVHASGGSVMMAEANRRLTAAVEAEQLALPMVIAVTVLTSSDQSTMDELGIAQTPAGQVVRLAKLTQESGLHGVVASPKEITLIREAIPDPTFHIVTPGVRPVWAAANDQKRVMTPGEAIRAGASYLVVGRPITAHPDPAEAATRVIEEMISVCSQ; encoded by the coding sequence ATGAATGAAAAACTTATTGTTGCACTCGATGTGGCCACACGGGCTGAAGCCGTAACGCTGGTTGAAAAACTGGCGGGCGTGGTGAGCTTCTTCAAAGTTGGAAGCCAGTTGTTTACTTCGGAAGGACCTGGGCTGGTGCGAGACATCCTGAGCCAGAACGTCCGCATCTTCCTGGACCTCAAGTTCCATGATATTCCAAACACGGTAGCGGAAAGCGTGATTGCTGCCACACGACTGGGTGTGACAATGCTCAATGTCCACGCCAGCGGCGGGAGTGTCATGATGGCGGAAGCAAACCGCCGACTGACCGCCGCTGTCGAAGCCGAACAGCTCGCATTACCAATGGTTATTGCGGTGACCGTCCTGACCAGCAGTGACCAAAGCACGATGGATGAACTTGGGATTGCCCAAACTCCGGCAGGACAGGTCGTCCGGCTGGCCAAATTAACCCAGGAATCGGGGCTTCACGGGGTTGTGGCTTCGCCAAAGGAAATTACTTTGATTCGCGAGGCTATTCCAGACCCGACTTTTCACATCGTAACGCCAGGTGTTCGACCCGTTTGGGCCGCCGCCAATGACCAAAAACGAGTCATGACTCCCGGAGAAGCCATCCGTGCCGGAGCTTCTTATCTCGTTGTTGGCCGACCAATTACGGCCCATCCTGATCCGGCGGAGGCTGCCACCAGGGTGATTGAGGAAATGATATCAGTTTGTAGTCAGTAG
- a CDS encoding phosphoribosylglycinamide formyltransferase, with translation MSLPNIAVLISGRGSNLMALANAIDRGELHARLACVISNRADAPGLKLAAERHIPTCILPRQGLSRQAHGRHIREALAPHHISLICLAGYMRLLDSEFIQAYKNRIVNIHPSLLPAFPGLHAQVQAFEHGVKVTGCTVHFVDEELDHGPIIAQTAVLSQDTDTEETLAQRILDAEHHLYPAAVEKILHSRWTIQGRRVVFG, from the coding sequence ATGAGTCTTCCCAACATTGCCGTTCTGATTTCAGGTCGTGGATCAAACCTGATGGCGCTAGCCAATGCGATTGATCGTGGTGAACTGCACGCCCGGCTGGCCTGTGTCATCAGCAATCGGGCAGACGCCCCCGGCCTGAAACTGGCAGCCGAACGACACATTCCCACCTGCATCCTTCCCCGTCAGGGACTTTCCCGTCAGGCCCATGGCCGCCACATTCGCGAAGCGCTGGCCCCTCATCACATCTCACTGATTTGTCTGGCAGGCTATATGCGATTGCTCGACAGCGAATTTATTCAGGCGTACAAAAACCGGATCGTGAATATCCATCCATCGCTCTTACCAGCCTTCCCAGGACTCCATGCCCAGGTTCAGGCATTTGAACATGGGGTAAAAGTGACGGGCTGTACCGTTCATTTTGTGGATGAAGAACTCGATCACGGCCCCATCATTGCCCAAACCGCCGTGCTGTCCCAGGATACAGATACTGAAGAAACCCTCGCTCAACGTATTCTTGACGCTGAGCACCACCTCTACCCCGCTGCTGTTGAAAAAATCCTCCATTCCAGATGGACGATTCAGGGACGTCGCGTCGTTTTTGGATAA
- a CDS encoding DUF3108 domain-containing protein translates to MRKVFILVLLLVIFGSGTVVPAAAQRRGSAAQPALNSTTAEVGSFHHLTVGEKLSYTVKLNDVSAARLMLEVAGKGTFHDQEGYQVTTKVETIGLIRKTMIEVNDLFTTYLDPKTRLPYRAERDIQEGQRTENGVVVFDHSKLKAEIDGKTTVTLKKPTFDLPGLMWAIRNLNFKGGKTQKLNGLDTRAGKLFLVEVEQLGTEKLTVGGEELEAVHLAVRPQDKAGNPSDTMQIRMWISNDHKRLPLLMKATPPFGEIRAELAALPGASTKPVKKKAAETN, encoded by the coding sequence ATGCGCAAAGTATTTATTCTGGTATTGCTGCTTGTGATATTTGGGTCCGGAACCGTCGTTCCGGCAGCAGCTCAGCGGCGTGGTTCGGCAGCCCAGCCGGCTCTGAATTCAACCACGGCTGAAGTCGGATCATTCCACCACCTCACGGTTGGTGAAAAATTGAGTTATACCGTCAAGCTCAACGACGTGAGCGCCGCACGCCTGATGCTCGAAGTGGCTGGCAAAGGGACATTCCATGATCAGGAAGGCTATCAGGTAACGACCAAAGTTGAGACAATTGGTCTGATCCGCAAGACCATGATCGAAGTCAACGACCTTTTTACTACCTACCTGGATCCAAAAACCCGGCTTCCATACCGGGCTGAACGTGATATTCAGGAAGGTCAGCGCACTGAAAACGGCGTGGTGGTGTTTGACCATTCGAAGCTGAAAGCTGAAATTGATGGTAAAACCACGGTGACACTGAAAAAACCCACGTTTGACCTTCCCGGTTTAATGTGGGCGATTCGCAACCTGAATTTTAAGGGCGGGAAGACCCAGAAACTCAATGGACTTGATACCCGCGCCGGGAAGCTGTTTCTGGTTGAGGTGGAGCAACTTGGAACTGAAAAACTCACTGTGGGTGGGGAAGAACTCGAAGCCGTCCATCTGGCCGTTCGTCCGCAGGACAAAGCCGGCAATCCATCCGACACCATGCAGATTCGGATGTGGATCAGCAACGATCACAAGCGATTGCCTCTATTGATGAAAGCGACTCCCCCATTTGGTGAAATCCGTGCCGAACTGGCCGCACTTCCAGGCGCCAGTACCAAACCTGTGAAGAAAAAAGCCGCCGAAACCAATTAG
- a CDS encoding dihydroorotate dehydrogenase, which translates to MSSAPIAPSSVSGNPLEVEIAGIRLKNPVLPASGTFGYGLEFLPFFDLSRLGGFCTKGLSPKPLKGNPPPRIAETSAGMLNAIGLQNVGVKVFIEEKLPQLRAHDTQIIANVFGYSIDDYLEVVQMLNDAEGVAAYELNISCPNVKQGGTQFGNDPVLAAEVTAAVKKASTRPVIVKLSPNAGDLIGVARAVEDAGADAVSLINTIVGMSIDVYTHRPRLAFATGGLSGPAIKPIAVRMVYEVSKVLRIPRIGIGGIVSAMDAIEFILAGATAVQIGTANYADPCAALRLVDVFRVFRGFLF; encoded by the coding sequence ATGTCGTCTGCGCCTATTGCTCCTTCCAGTGTGTCTGGTAATCCGCTTGAGGTCGAAATTGCGGGGATTCGCTTGAAAAATCCGGTGCTTCCCGCCAGCGGAACCTTTGGCTATGGACTGGAGTTCCTTCCATTTTTTGACTTATCACGATTAGGCGGCTTTTGCACCAAGGGGCTTTCTCCAAAACCGCTCAAGGGAAATCCGCCCCCTCGGATTGCCGAAACCAGTGCCGGCATGCTCAATGCAATTGGCCTGCAAAATGTTGGGGTAAAAGTATTTATTGAAGAAAAACTCCCTCAGCTTCGAGCCCATGACACCCAGATTATTGCCAATGTGTTTGGATATTCGATTGATGATTATCTTGAAGTGGTCCAGATGCTCAACGATGCTGAAGGCGTGGCGGCGTATGAACTCAATATTTCCTGTCCCAACGTCAAACAGGGAGGCACTCAGTTTGGGAATGATCCAGTTTTGGCGGCTGAAGTCACGGCGGCGGTCAAGAAAGCCTCCACACGTCCAGTCATTGTCAAACTTTCACCCAATGCTGGTGATTTGATTGGTGTGGCCCGAGCCGTCGAAGATGCCGGTGCGGATGCGGTTTCACTGATCAACACTATCGTTGGAATGTCAATTGATGTTTACACCCATCGTCCACGGCTGGCATTTGCCACGGGCGGGCTCTCTGGACCTGCCATCAAGCCGATTGCCGTCCGGATGGTTTATGAAGTGTCAAAGGTCCTGCGCATTCCCCGGATTGGCATTGGTGGGATTGTCTCCGCCATGGATGCCATTGAATTTATTCTGGCTGGGGCGACTGCCGTGCAAATCGGAACCGCCAACTATGCTGACCCTTGTGCCGCACTCAGATTGGTCGATGTTTTTCGTGTATTTCGTGGTTTCCTGTTCTGA
- a CDS encoding ThiF family adenylyltransferase → MSFDRYSRHILFSGIGKAGQQRLLDSRVAILGCGALGCMQVESLARAGVGFLRIIDRDFIEFSNLQRQVLFDEADAEQQLPKAIAAKNHIHRINSEIQVEAVVTDARAANIEELITGVDLVIDGTDNFETRFLLNDACVKQGRPWIYGAAVGAYGLTMTIRPGQTPCLRCVLGENPPPGSSPTCDTAGIILPAIAMIASAQITEALKLLTGQVEKLRGTLWQIDLWENTVRSTKLDGVREAGQCLCCVQGQYEYLDAAASQLTAMLCGRGAIQITPAIQNKGKLDLQELATRLQPVGEVKANPFLVKCRIGEHELTIFSDARAIIKGTDDLLTARSLYAKYVGV, encoded by the coding sequence ATGTCTTTCGACCGCTATTCACGACACATTTTGTTTTCAGGCATTGGCAAAGCTGGCCAGCAACGATTGCTTGACAGTCGGGTGGCAATTTTGGGCTGCGGAGCGCTCGGCTGTATGCAGGTGGAATCGCTCGCCAGAGCCGGCGTTGGTTTTTTGCGCATCATTGATCGCGACTTTATCGAGTTTTCCAACCTCCAGCGACAGGTGTTGTTTGATGAAGCGGATGCCGAACAGCAGCTTCCAAAAGCGATTGCGGCGAAAAACCATATTCATCGGATTAACTCAGAGATTCAGGTTGAAGCCGTGGTCACCGATGCCCGCGCGGCCAATATCGAAGAACTCATCACCGGTGTGGATCTGGTCATTGATGGAACTGACAACTTTGAGACCCGGTTTTTGCTCAATGACGCCTGTGTCAAACAGGGCCGGCCCTGGATTTACGGGGCAGCCGTCGGGGCCTATGGGTTAACGATGACCATTCGACCGGGCCAAACTCCCTGTTTACGCTGTGTTTTGGGGGAAAATCCGCCGCCGGGGTCGTCTCCGACCTGTGACACGGCTGGAATTATTTTGCCGGCGATTGCGATGATTGCTTCAGCCCAAATCACAGAAGCATTAAAACTCCTCACCGGGCAGGTTGAGAAATTGCGCGGCACACTTTGGCAAATTGACCTGTGGGAAAACACGGTTCGGTCAACCAAACTGGATGGAGTGCGAGAGGCAGGCCAGTGCCTGTGCTGTGTTCAAGGCCAGTATGAATATCTTGATGCCGCTGCCAGCCAGCTTACAGCCATGTTGTGCGGACGTGGGGCAATTCAGATCACTCCGGCCATTCAAAACAAAGGAAAACTGGACTTGCAGGAACTGGCAACACGGCTTCAGCCTGTCGGAGAGGTCAAAGCCAATCCTTTTTTGGTGAAATGCCGCATCGGAGAGCATGAATTGACGATTTTTTCTGACGCCCGTGCCATTATTAAAGGAACGGATGATCTTTTAACCGCACGCAGCCTTTACGCCAAATATGTCGGGGTGTGA
- the ndhC gene encoding NADH-quinone oxidoreductase subunit A, producing the protein MLAFWFAHTTELAHSTASINYLPILILLGIAVLIPVGALTAGRFLRRTNETPEKMMAYECGSDPVEDARGRFSVRYYMVAMLFLVFDVEILFLFPWAIIYDQLAWFGLIEMFVFLGILVVGYYYAWRKGALQWG; encoded by the coding sequence ATGTTGGCATTCTGGTTTGCACACACCACTGAACTGGCTCATTCAACCGCGTCCATTAATTACTTGCCGATTCTGATCTTGCTGGGAATTGCCGTGTTGATTCCAGTTGGGGCTTTAACGGCTGGGCGGTTTCTGCGGCGAACCAATGAAACCCCTGAAAAAATGATGGCTTACGAGTGTGGTTCTGATCCAGTGGAAGACGCCCGTGGGCGGTTTTCAGTCCGGTATTACATGGTGGCAATGCTCTTTCTGGTGTTTGACGTTGAAATTTTGTTTCTGTTTCCCTGGGCAATCATCTATGACCAGCTTGCGTGGTTTGGGCTGATTGAGATGTTTGTCTTTCTTGGAATTTTGGTGGTTGGGTACTACTATGCCTGGCGAAAGGGTGCTTTGCAGTGGGGGTAG